From the genome of Pseudostreptobacillus hongkongensis, one region includes:
- a CDS encoding LacI family DNA-binding transcriptional regulator: protein MKKITIKDVAKAANVSEATVSRVMSNSQLISTKTKTRVMEIIKELDYFPNSAAVSLTKSSSNIIGVVINGNQNALQNDFFTETLAYINKFALDKGYYILYLQLNNNEEVYDGIYKLIRTNRIDGLIFMNFVEGEKDIEYLQSIDFPYVVIGTPENKKSRLWVDNDNVKSCYDITEICIKKGKKELAFLSGPKNLTVSKHRKQGYLDALNKYNIKVNKEYILNTKFTTTESYQIVKNFLSKNVVDVIITTDDVLAIGAMRAIKDLDLKVEVTGFNNTKLRTYLNYDFLTVDIQYRDLAMGTVELLTNKIENKENAKNYIVVQTEIIK, encoded by the coding sequence ATGAAAAAGATTACAATAAAAGATGTAGCTAAAGCTGCAAATGTTAGTGAAGCAACAGTATCAAGAGTTATGTCAAATAGCCAACTTATAAGTACTAAAACAAAAACTAGGGTTATGGAAATAATCAAAGAATTAGACTATTTCCCAAATTCTGCTGCAGTATCACTTACTAAAAGTAGTAGTAATATTATTGGTGTAGTTATAAACGGAAATCAAAATGCTCTTCAAAATGATTTCTTTACAGAAACATTGGCATATATTAATAAATTTGCTTTAGATAAAGGTTACTACATTCTATACCTTCAATTAAACAATAACGAAGAAGTATATGATGGAATATATAAATTAATAAGGACAAATAGAATAGATGGATTAATTTTTATGAACTTTGTTGAAGGAGAAAAAGATATAGAGTATTTACAAAGTATAGATTTTCCATATGTAGTTATAGGAACACCGGAGAATAAAAAAAGTAGACTTTGGGTTGATAATGATAATGTTAAATCTTGTTATGATATAACAGAAATATGTATTAAAAAAGGTAAAAAAGAATTAGCATTTTTATCAGGTCCTAAGAATTTAACGGTTTCTAAACATAGAAAACAAGGATATTTAGATGCTCTTAATAAGTATAATATTAAAGTTAATAAAGAATATATTTTAAATACCAAGTTTACAACTACTGAATCATACCAAATAGTAAAAAATTTTTTAAGTAAAAATGTAGTAGATGTAATAATAACAACAGATGATGTATTAGCAATAGGAGCTATGCGTGCTATAAAGGATTTAGATTTAAAAGTTGAAGTTACAGGATTTAATAACACTAAACTTAGAACATATTTAAATTATGATTTTTTAACTGTAGATATACAATATAGGGATCTGGCAATGGGAACTGTAGAATTACTTACTAATAAAATAGAAAATAAAGAAAATGCTAAAAATTATATAGTAGTGCAAACAGAAATTATAAAATAA